In one Chroicocephalus ridibundus chromosome Z, bChrRid1.1, whole genome shotgun sequence genomic region, the following are encoded:
- the RFESD gene encoding Rieske domain-containing protein → MDEKVANGRPAVRGLASIRNSVASRTGAVTVPLCWALLAACYGDFLRKISVNALLDGPVSLTATFHFLAPAELPPPCRASLRPAAGARRAVPPARTEGPGRSPPQTRVGHDGVPRARRGEAMLDLIVLSLHFLLCFLIFLAIWRGHEDVDLPSSSTGTVEVEPDGLILIGKEEDIKKSRRITAKVNGREVVIFYHEGKFHALDSRCYHEGGPLCLGEIEDINGQACIVCPWHKYKITLETGEGLYEGINPLEPSPTPQWQSKGVKQRIHKVTVDNGNVYVSPPDLSVSFDSDYFAEKYKNGGDLSMEKQSSSQAAS, encoded by the exons ATGGATGAGAAAGTGGCCAACGGTAGGCCTGCAGTAAGAGgcctggcctctatcaggaacagtgtggccagcaggactggggcagtgaccgtccccctgtgctgggcactg CTTGCTGCATGCTATGGTGATTTCCTGAGGAAAATAAGCGTGAACGCCTTATTGGATGGTCCCGTGAGTCTGACCGCGACGTTTCACTTTCTAG CCCCGGCAGAGCTGCCCCCGCCGTGCCGAGCCTCCCTGCGTCCTGCCGCGGGTGCCAGAAGGGCCGTCCCGCCTGCACGCACAGAGGGTCCAGGACGCTCGCCCCCGCAGACGCGAGTGGGGCACGACGGGGTGCCACGGGCCCGGCGGGGAGAGGCCATGCTGGACCTCATCGTTCTGAGCCTCcacttcctcctctgcttcctcatCTTCCTCGCGATCTGGCGTGGACACGAG gatGTGGATTTGCCCAGCTCAAGCACAGGCACAGTTGAAGTGGAGCCAGACGGTCTTATATTAATTGGCAAAGAAGAAGACATAAAGAAGTCCCGAAGAATAACAGCCAAAGTCAATGGCAGAGAAGTCGTCATTTTCTACCATGAAGGGAAATTTCATGCTTTGGACTCTCGCTGCTACC ATGAAGGAGGCCCGTTGTGTCTTGGAGAAATAGAG GATATCAATGGTCAAGCGTGTATTGTCTGTCCTTGGCATAAGtataaaattactttggaaaCAGGAGAAGGGTTGTATGAAGGAATAAACCCTTTGGAGCCATCGCCAACACCACAGTGGCAATCAAAAGGAGTCAAACAGAGGATTCATAAAGTCACAGTAGACAATGGAAACGTTTATGTGAGTCCTCCAGATCTGTCTGTAAGCTTTGACTCCGATTATTTTGCTGAGAAGTACAAAAATGGTGGTGATTTATctatggaaaaacaaagcagctcaCAAGCAGCAAGCTAA